The proteins below come from a single Streptomyces tubercidicus genomic window:
- a CDS encoding class F sortase — translation MSPPGPPDAVPQEPAVPRRPRWGVLALVGLVGLGMVRQGLTGEADGPPQPGAGAALFPGDLPPDGPAPPPLPRSAPALVAIPSLDVAAPLLPLGLNGDGRIAAPPAEEPGLAGWYADAPTPGENGTAVIVGHVDSRSGPAVFYGLGALEKGRTIRVTREDGRTAVFEVYGIQVFDKRKFPSRKVYGTRGRPELRVLTCGGAYTSGSGYAGNVVVFARMTRMTGIGEGDAASR, via the coding sequence ATGAGCCCGCCAGGACCGCCGGACGCGGTGCCCCAGGAGCCGGCGGTCCCGCGCCGGCCCCGGTGGGGTGTGCTGGCTCTGGTCGGACTCGTCGGGCTCGGCATGGTGCGTCAGGGGCTTACCGGTGAGGCGGACGGGCCGCCGCAGCCGGGGGCCGGAGCGGCGCTCTTTCCCGGGGACCTCCCGCCGGACGGTCCCGCACCGCCGCCGCTGCCCCGTTCCGCCCCCGCCCTGGTGGCCATTCCGTCGCTCGACGTGGCGGCTCCGCTGCTGCCGCTGGGCCTCAACGGGGACGGCAGGATCGCGGCTCCGCCGGCCGAGGAACCCGGGCTGGCGGGCTGGTACGCGGATGCTCCGACCCCGGGGGAGAACGGCACCGCCGTCATCGTCGGCCATGTCGACAGCCGGAGCGGGCCCGCGGTCTTCTACGGGCTGGGCGCGCTGGAGAAGGGCCGGACGATCCGGGTGACCCGCGAGGACGGGCGGACCGCGGTTTTCGAGGTCTACGGCATCCAGGTCTTCGACAAGCGGAAGTTTCCCTCCCGGAAGGTCTACGGAACCAGGGGCCGTCCTGAGCTGCGTGTCCTGACCTGCGGCGGTGCCTACACGTCGGGCTCGGGCTACGCGGGCAATGTGGTGGTCTTCGCCCGGATGACCCGGATGACGGGGATCGGGGAGGGGGACGCGGCGAGCCGGTAG
- a CDS encoding HpcH/HpaI aldolase/citrate lyase family protein, which yields MNSLTTLDGVKDLIALAAYSARPDLIVVPRVESPRDIELVAATLDTDGYTPDIWALIESPRAFDTLPVIMRAPRLGGVVFGSADYAASVRCGLGWDALHYARSALINAASAANIPVVDAPTWELDDPGILRRDAERAKELGFYGKGCVHPRHVQVINDVFTPTTEEIAQARALVAAADASGGTVTTVNGQMRGTPFFDTARALIAEADRTA from the coding sequence ATGAACAGCCTCACGACGCTCGACGGTGTCAAGGACCTCATCGCCCTCGCCGCCTACTCTGCCCGGCCCGACCTCATTGTGGTCCCCAGGGTGGAATCCCCCCGCGACATCGAGCTCGTCGCCGCCACGCTCGACACTGACGGCTACACCCCCGACATCTGGGCGCTGATCGAAAGCCCCCGGGCTTTCGACACCCTCCCCGTGATCATGCGCGCGCCCCGGCTCGGCGGCGTCGTCTTCGGCTCCGCCGACTACGCCGCCTCCGTCCGCTGCGGCCTGGGCTGGGACGCCCTCCACTACGCCCGCTCGGCCCTCATCAACGCAGCCAGCGCTGCGAACATCCCCGTGGTTGACGCGCCCACCTGGGAACTCGACGACCCCGGCATCCTGCGCCGTGACGCCGAGCGGGCAAAGGAACTCGGCTTCTACGGCAAGGGCTGTGTCCACCCCCGCCACGTTCAGGTGATCAACGACGTCTTCACACCCACCACCGAGGAAATCGCCCAGGCCCGCGCCCTCGTCGCAGCCGCCGACGCCAGCGGCGGAACGGTGACCACCGTGAACGGGCAGATGCGCGGCACTCCCTTCTTCGACACCGCCCGCGCGCTCATCGCCGAAGCGGACCGTACGGCATGA
- the cysD gene encoding sulfate adenylyltransferase subunit CysD — MTTTAAVTGDLDNPYALSHLDALESEAVHIFREVAGEFERPVILFSGGKDSIVMLHLALKAFAPAAVPFSLLHVDTGHNFPEVLDYRDRTVQRHGLRLHVASVQDFIDRGELRERPDGTRNPLQTVPLLDAIDKGRFDAVFGGGRRDEEKARAKERVFSLRDEFGGWDPRRQRPELWQLYNGKHSPGEHVRVFPLSNWTELDVWQYIAREKIELPAIYYAHEREVFARNGMWLAPGEWGGPKDGESLQTRQVRYRTVGDMSCTGAVDSDADTIAAVITEIAASRLTERGATRADDKMSEAAMEDRKREGYF; from the coding sequence ATGACCACCACCGCTGCCGTGACCGGCGATCTCGACAATCCCTACGCGCTGTCGCACCTGGACGCCCTGGAGTCCGAGGCGGTGCACATCTTCCGTGAGGTGGCGGGGGAGTTCGAGCGGCCGGTGATCCTGTTCTCCGGTGGCAAGGACTCCATCGTCATGCTGCATCTGGCACTGAAGGCGTTCGCCCCGGCCGCGGTGCCGTTCTCGCTGCTGCATGTCGACACCGGGCACAACTTCCCCGAGGTGCTCGACTACCGCGACCGCACGGTGCAGCGGCACGGGCTGCGGCTGCACGTCGCCTCGGTGCAGGACTTCATCGACCGCGGTGAGCTGCGCGAACGCCCCGACGGCACCCGTAACCCGCTGCAGACCGTCCCGCTGCTGGACGCCATCGACAAGGGCCGCTTCGACGCGGTCTTCGGCGGCGGCCGCCGGGACGAGGAGAAGGCGCGCGCCAAGGAGCGGGTGTTCTCGCTGCGCGACGAGTTCGGCGGCTGGGACCCGCGCCGGCAGCGCCCCGAGCTGTGGCAGCTCTACAACGGCAAGCACTCCCCCGGTGAGCATGTCCGGGTCTTCCCGCTGTCCAACTGGACCGAGCTGGACGTGTGGCAGTACATAGCCCGCGAGAAGATCGAGCTGCCCGCCATCTACTACGCCCACGAGCGTGAGGTCTTCGCCCGTAACGGCATGTGGCTGGCGCCCGGTGAATGGGGCGGCCCCAAGGACGGCGAGAGCCTTCAGACGCGGCAGGTGCGTTACCGCACGGTCGGCGACATGTCCTGCACCGGCGCCGTCGACTCCGACGCGGACACCATCGCGGCCGTGATCACGGAGATCGCCGCGTCCCGGCTGACCGAACGGGGCGCCACCCGGGCCGACGACAAGATGTCCGAGGCCGCCATGGAGGACCGCAAGCGCGAGGGGTACTTCTAA
- a CDS encoding putative leader peptide: protein MSRAGIALVSRRHVDLGRMSSAICRAG from the coding sequence ATGTCCAGAGCTGGAATTGCCTTGGTGAGTCGGCGGCACGTCGACCTCGGCCGCATGTCCAGCGCCATTTGTCGGGCGGGCTGA
- a CDS encoding sulfate adenylyltransferase subunit 1, whose amino-acid sequence MSTKTSAVDAVDAGATSLLRFATAGSVDDGKSTLVGRLLHDSKSVLTDQLEAVEHASRNRGQETPDLALLTDGLRAEREQGITIDVAYRYFATPRRRFILADTPGHVQYTRNMVTGASTAELAVVLVDARNGVVEQTRRHAAVAALLRVPHVVLAVNKMDLVDYEESVFAAIAEEFTTYAASLGVPEITAIPISALAGDNVVTPSAHMDWYGGPTVLEHLETVPVVADPSDDPGRFPVQYVIRPQTAEHPDYRGYAGQIASGVLHVGDAVTVLPSGRTSTIEAIDALGQAVDVAWAPQSVTVRLADDLDISRGDLIAPTATAPGVSQDIEATVCHVADRPLTVGRRVLLKHTTRTVKAIVKDIPSRLTLDDLSQHPAPGELAANDIGRIVLRTAEPLALDAYADSRRTGSFLLIDPSDGTTLTAGMAGTAFAEAAEEAAQADTADDEGWDF is encoded by the coding sequence ATGAGCACGAAGACGAGCGCGGTCGACGCCGTTGACGCGGGTGCCACCTCGCTGCTGCGTTTCGCCACCGCCGGATCCGTCGACGACGGCAAGTCCACCCTGGTGGGCCGGCTGCTGCACGACTCCAAGTCGGTGCTGACCGACCAGCTGGAAGCCGTCGAGCACGCCTCCCGCAACCGCGGGCAGGAGACGCCCGACCTGGCGCTGCTGACCGACGGGCTGCGCGCCGAGCGCGAGCAGGGCATCACCATCGATGTCGCCTACCGCTACTTCGCCACCCCGCGCCGCCGCTTCATCCTGGCGGACACCCCCGGGCATGTGCAGTACACCCGCAACATGGTCACCGGCGCCTCCACCGCCGAACTGGCCGTGGTGCTGGTCGACGCCCGCAACGGCGTGGTCGAGCAGACCCGCCGGCACGCCGCGGTCGCCGCCCTGTTGCGCGTCCCGCATGTGGTCCTGGCCGTCAACAAGATGGACCTGGTCGACTACGAGGAGTCCGTCTTCGCCGCCATCGCCGAGGAGTTCACGACGTATGCGGCCTCGCTGGGTGTGCCGGAGATCACTGCGATCCCGATCTCGGCGCTGGCCGGTGACAACGTCGTGACGCCGTCCGCGCACATGGACTGGTACGGCGGCCCGACCGTGCTGGAGCACCTGGAGACCGTGCCCGTCGTCGCCGATCCCTCGGACGACCCCGGCCGCTTCCCGGTCCAGTACGTGATCCGTCCGCAGACCGCCGAGCACCCCGACTACCGCGGCTACGCGGGCCAGATCGCCTCCGGTGTGCTGCACGTCGGCGACGCCGTGACCGTGCTGCCCTCGGGCCGTACCAGCACCATCGAGGCGATCGACGCGCTCGGCCAGGCCGTGGACGTGGCCTGGGCACCGCAGTCGGTGACCGTCCGGCTCGCCGATGACCTGGACATCTCGCGCGGCGATCTGATCGCTCCGACGGCCACCGCGCCGGGCGTCTCGCAGGACATCGAGGCGACCGTCTGCCATGTGGCGGACCGTCCGCTGACCGTCGGCCGGCGGGTGCTGCTCAAGCACACCACCCGCACGGTCAAGGCGATCGTCAAGGACATCCCGTCCCGGCTGACCCTGGACGATCTCTCCCAGCACCCGGCGCCCGGTGAGCTGGCCGCCAACGACATCGGGCGGATCGTGCTGCGCACGGCCGAACCGCTGGCGCTGGACGCCTACGCCGACTCCCGCCGCACCGGCTCCTTCCTGCTGATCGACCCGTCCGACGGGACGACGCTGACCGCGGGCATGGCGGGCACCGCCTTCGCGGAGGCGGCCGAAGAGGCGGCGCAGGCCGATACGGCGGACGACGAGGGATGGGACTTCTGA
- a CDS encoding phosphoadenylyl-sulfate reductase: MTTATDLPQLAEQAGRDLEDAPALEILTWAAETFGPRFCVTSSMEDAVVAHLASRAFPGVDVVFLDTGYHFPETLGTRDAVAEVMDVNVITLTPRQTVAEQDAEHGPKLHDRNPDLCCALRKVKPLEEGLAGYDAWATGLRRDESPTRANTPVVGWDPKRQKVKVSPIARWTQADVDAYVAEHGVLTNPLLTDGYASVGCAPCTRRVLEGEDARAGRWAGSNKTECGLHG; this comes from the coding sequence GTGACCACCGCTACCGATCTTCCGCAACTGGCCGAGCAGGCGGGCCGGGATCTGGAGGACGCGCCCGCCCTGGAGATCCTCACCTGGGCCGCCGAGACCTTCGGTCCGCGCTTCTGCGTCACCTCCTCGATGGAGGACGCGGTCGTCGCGCATCTGGCCTCGCGGGCGTTCCCGGGGGTGGACGTGGTCTTCCTGGACACCGGCTACCACTTCCCGGAGACCCTCGGGACCCGGGACGCGGTGGCCGAGGTGATGGACGTCAACGTCATCACGCTGACGCCGCGTCAGACCGTCGCCGAGCAGGACGCCGAGCACGGTCCGAAGCTGCACGACCGCAACCCCGACCTGTGCTGTGCGCTGCGCAAGGTCAAGCCCCTCGAAGAGGGCCTGGCCGGGTACGACGCCTGGGCGACGGGGCTGCGCCGGGACGAGTCGCCGACCCGGGCGAACACCCCCGTCGTCGGCTGGGACCCGAAGCGGCAGAAGGTGAAGGTCTCGCCGATCGCCCGCTGGACGCAGGCCGACGTGGACGCGTATGTGGCCGAGCACGGGGTGCTCACCAACCCGCTGCTGACGGACGGCTATGCCTCGGTCGGCTGCGCGCCCTGCACCCGCCGGGTGCTGGAGGGCGAGGACGCCAGGGCCGGCCGCTGGGCCGGCAGCAACAAGACCGAGTGCGGGCTGCACGGATGA
- a CDS encoding acyl carrier protein — protein sequence MTGDLTRILTHDLKLPADRLTDDASLDHAGFDSLAIVELAVLLTDRCGIDISDSDIKDAANLGQLDLLITTKRSGR from the coding sequence ATGACCGGTGACCTCACCCGCATCCTGACCCACGACCTCAAGCTGCCCGCCGACCGGCTCACCGACGACGCCAGTCTCGACCACGCCGGATTCGACTCCCTCGCCATCGTCGAACTGGCCGTCCTCCTGACCGACCGCTGCGGCATCGACATCAGCGACAGCGACATCAAGGACGCCGCCAACCTCGGCCAGCTCGACCTCCTCATCACCACCAAGCGCAGCGGAAGGTGA
- a CDS encoding aliphatic sulfonate ABC transporter substrate-binding protein, with translation MSAVRHRLLAAAVTVPLLIGVLGACGYGSEAKKDTSAGVAPKGPKTDGLDHVTIGYFGNTTHATPLVGLQNGTFQKELGGTEVKSSVFNAGPEEIEALNSGAIDIGWIGPSPAINGYAKSHGKSLKIIGGSASGGVSLVANPKKVKGIDDLKGKTIATPQLGNTQDVALLNYLAEKGYKVDPTTGKGEVTVQRTDNKVTPTIFQQGGIDAAWVPEPTASKLVAEGGKTLLDEKKLWKDGKFVITNMIVSQKFLKEHPRAVEAVLRASVKTNAWIRSHPDEAKKALNDKLASPDVAGKALPQNVIDPAFKNVDVTDDPLAATLQREADHAVKAGLLKKPDLKGIYDLTLLNKVLKSQGKPPVDDAGLGSK, from the coding sequence GTGTCTGCCGTTCGTCACCGCCTGCTGGCGGCCGCCGTCACCGTCCCGCTCCTGATAGGAGTCCTGGGCGCCTGCGGCTACGGATCCGAGGCCAAGAAGGACACCTCGGCCGGTGTCGCCCCCAAGGGGCCCAAGACCGACGGGCTCGATCACGTCACGATCGGGTACTTCGGCAACACCACACACGCGACCCCTCTGGTCGGCCTCCAGAACGGCACGTTCCAGAAGGAACTGGGCGGCACCGAGGTGAAGTCCTCGGTCTTCAACGCGGGCCCCGAGGAGATCGAGGCGCTCAACTCCGGCGCCATCGACATCGGCTGGATCGGCCCCTCCCCCGCGATCAACGGCTACGCCAAGTCGCACGGCAAGAGCCTGAAGATCATTGGCGGTTCGGCCTCCGGCGGTGTCTCGCTGGTGGCCAACCCCAAGAAGGTCAAGGGCATCGACGACCTCAAGGGCAAGACGATCGCGACGCCGCAGCTGGGCAACACCCAGGACGTCGCACTGCTCAACTACCTGGCCGAGAAGGGCTACAAGGTCGACCCCACCACCGGCAAGGGTGAGGTCACCGTCCAGCGCACCGACAACAAGGTGACGCCGACGATCTTCCAGCAGGGCGGCATCGACGCCGCGTGGGTGCCCGAGCCCACCGCTTCCAAGCTCGTCGCCGAGGGCGGCAAGACGCTGCTGGACGAGAAGAAGCTGTGGAAGGACGGGAAGTTCGTCATCACGAACATGATCGTCTCGCAGAAGTTCCTCAAGGAGCACCCGAGGGCCGTCGAGGCGGTGCTGCGTGCCTCGGTGAAGACCAACGCCTGGATCCGCTCGCACCCGGACGAGGCGAAGAAGGCCCTCAACGACAAGCTCGCCTCCCCGGACGTGGCCGGCAAGGCACTGCCGCAGAACGTCATCGACCCGGCGTTCAAGAACGTCGATGTCACCGATGACCCGCTGGCCGCGACCCTCCAGCGGGAGGCCGACCACGCCGTCAAGGCGGGCCTGCTCAAGAAGCCCGACCTCAAGGGCATCTACGACCTCACCCTGCTGAACAAGGTGCTCAAGTCCCAGGGCAAGCCGCCGGTCGACGACGCCGGACTCGGCAGCAAGTAG
- a CDS encoding GNAT family N-acetyltransferase codes for MSISVTTWYLEQTSPADLAPAQAPPAEQGVRIVRAEVPSPEFSRFLYTAVGGDITWTDRLAWPYAQWAEFLGRPGVETWVAYERGTPAGFIELNAEADGSVEISYFGLLPAFRGRRVGGYLLAYGIERAWDLAERWPGRAPTKRVWVHTCSKDGPYAMANYQRRGFRLYDTTVDEEPEISAPGPWPGAGPLTSGSPAGE; via the coding sequence ATGAGCATCTCGGTCACCACCTGGTACCTCGAACAGACCTCGCCCGCCGACCTGGCCCCCGCCCAGGCGCCGCCGGCCGAGCAGGGCGTCCGTATCGTCCGTGCCGAGGTGCCGTCGCCCGAATTCAGCCGCTTCCTCTATACGGCGGTCGGGGGCGACATCACCTGGACCGACCGGCTGGCCTGGCCGTACGCACAGTGGGCGGAGTTCCTCGGGCGGCCGGGGGTGGAGACCTGGGTGGCCTACGAGCGCGGTACGCCCGCCGGATTCATCGAGCTGAATGCGGAGGCGGACGGCTCCGTGGAGATCAGCTACTTCGGGCTGCTGCCGGCGTTCCGGGGGCGACGGGTCGGCGGGTATCTGCTCGCGTACGGGATCGAGCGGGCCTGGGACCTGGCCGAACGGTGGCCGGGGCGGGCGCCGACCAAGCGGGTGTGGGTGCACACCTGCAGCAAGGACGGCCCGTACGCGATGGCCAACTACCAGCGGCGCGGGTTCCGGCTGTATGACACCACCGTCGACGAGGAGCCCGAGATATCCGCCCCCGGCCCCTGGCCCGGCGCGGGTCCGCTCACGTCCGGGAGCCCGGCAGGGGAGTGA
- a CDS encoding nitrite/sulfite reductase, with protein sequence MAASSEVPADATTRRKAGRHRGEGQWAVGHFTPLNGNEQFKKDDDGLNVRTRIETIYSKAGFDSIDPNDLRGRMRWWGLYTQRKPGIDGGKTAILEPEELDDKYFMLRVRIDGGRLTTDQLRVIGEISQEFARGTADITDRQNVQYHWIRIEDVPEIWQRLEAVGLSTTEACGDTPRVILGSPVAGIAENEIIDGTPVIEEIQRRIIGNPEFSNLPRKFKSAVSGSPLLDVAHEINDISFVGVEHPEHGPGFDVWVGGGLSTNPKLGVRLGAWVSRDEAADVYEGVISIFRDYGYRRLRTRARLKFLVADWGPEKFRQVLEDEYLHRKLTDGPAPAQPDQRWRDHVGVHKQNDGRYYVGFAPRVGRVDGATLTKIAELAAEHGSGRLRTTAEQKMIVLDIDESQVNSLVSGLEALDLRVQPSPFRRGTMACTGIEFCKLAIVETKGRGASLIDELERRLPEFDEPVTINVNGCPNACARIQVADIGLKGQLVLDDDGNQVEGYQVHLGGALGLEAGFGRKVRGLKVTADELPDYVERVLRNFDAQREEGERFATWAARAEEGALK encoded by the coding sequence ATGGCCGCCTCCTCCGAAGTCCCCGCAGATGCCACGACCCGCCGCAAGGCCGGACGCCACCGCGGTGAGGGCCAGTGGGCCGTTGGCCACTTCACGCCCCTGAACGGCAATGAGCAGTTCAAGAAGGACGATGACGGTCTCAATGTGCGGACACGCATTGAGACGATCTACTCCAAGGCCGGTTTCGACTCGATCGACCCCAACGACCTGCGCGGGCGGATGCGTTGGTGGGGCCTGTACACCCAGCGCAAGCCCGGGATCGACGGCGGCAAGACCGCGATCCTGGAGCCGGAGGAGCTGGACGACAAGTACTTCATGCTGCGGGTCCGCATCGACGGCGGACGGCTGACCACCGACCAGCTGCGGGTGATCGGCGAGATCTCGCAGGAGTTCGCCCGTGGCACCGCGGACATCACCGACCGGCAGAACGTCCAGTACCACTGGATCCGTATCGAGGACGTCCCGGAGATCTGGCAGCGGCTGGAAGCGGTCGGCCTGTCCACCACCGAGGCGTGCGGTGACACCCCGCGCGTGATCCTCGGCTCCCCGGTGGCCGGTATCGCCGAGAACGAGATCATCGACGGCACGCCGGTCATCGAGGAGATCCAGCGCCGGATCATCGGCAACCCGGAGTTCTCCAACCTGCCGCGCAAGTTCAAGTCCGCGGTCTCCGGTTCGCCCCTGCTGGACGTCGCGCACGAGATCAACGACATCTCCTTCGTCGGTGTCGAACACCCCGAGCACGGCCCCGGCTTCGATGTGTGGGTCGGCGGCGGGCTCTCCACCAACCCCAAGCTCGGTGTCCGGCTGGGCGCCTGGGTCTCCCGTGACGAGGCCGCCGATGTCTACGAAGGCGTCATCTCGATCTTCCGCGACTACGGCTACCGCCGGCTGCGCACCCGCGCCCGGCTGAAGTTCCTGGTCGCCGACTGGGGCCCGGAGAAGTTCCGTCAGGTGCTGGAGGACGAGTACCTCCACCGCAAGCTCACCGACGGCCCCGCGCCGGCCCAGCCCGACCAGCGGTGGCGCGACCACGTCGGCGTGCACAAGCAGAACGACGGCCGCTACTACGTGGGCTTCGCCCCGCGCGTGGGCCGGGTGGACGGCGCCACCCTCACCAAGATCGCCGAACTGGCGGCGGAGCACGGCTCGGGCCGGCTGCGCACCACGGCCGAGCAGAAGATGATCGTGCTGGACATCGACGAGTCGCAGGTGAACTCGCTGGTCTCCGGCCTGGAGGCGCTCGACCTCCGGGTCCAGCCGTCCCCGTTCCGGCGCGGCACGATGGCCTGCACCGGTATCGAGTTCTGCAAGCTGGCGATCGTCGAGACGAAGGGCCGCGGTGCCTCGCTGATCGACGAGCTGGAGCGCCGGCTGCCGGAGTTCGACGAGCCGGTCACCATCAACGTCAACGGCTGCCCGAACGCCTGCGCCCGTATCCAGGTCGCGGACATCGGCCTCAAGGGCCAGCTGGTCCTGGACGACGACGGCAACCAGGTCGAGGGCTACCAGGTGCACCTGGGCGGCGCGCTGGGTCTGGAGGCCGGTTTCGGCCGCAAGGTCCGCGGTCTGAAGGTCACCGCCGATGAACTGCCGGACTACGTCGAGCGGGTGCTGCGCAACTTCGACGCGCAGCGCGAGGAGGGCGAGCGGTTCGCCACCTGGGCGGCGCGTGCGGAAGAGGGTGCGCTGAAGTGA
- the cysC gene encoding adenylyl-sulfate kinase, with translation MTGATIWLTGLPSAGKTTLAHELAGRLRGEGHRVEVLDGDEIREFLSAGLGFSRADRHTNVQRIGFVAELLASNGIKALVPVIAPYTDSREAVRKRHQSEGTPYLEVHVATPVEVCSERDVKGLYAKQAAGEISGLTGVDDPYEAPESPDLRIESHTQTVQESAAALHTLLTERGLA, from the coding sequence ATGACGGGCGCCACGATCTGGCTGACCGGTCTGCCGAGCGCGGGCAAGACGACCCTTGCGCACGAGCTGGCCGGCCGGCTGCGCGGCGAGGGCCACCGGGTCGAGGTGCTCGACGGTGACGAGATCCGTGAGTTCCTGTCCGCGGGCCTGGGCTTCAGCCGCGCGGACCGGCACACCAACGTCCAGCGCATCGGCTTCGTGGCCGAACTGCTGGCGAGCAACGGCATCAAGGCGCTGGTGCCGGTGATCGCGCCCTACACGGACAGCCGCGAGGCGGTGCGCAAGCGCCACCAGAGCGAGGGCACCCCCTACCTGGAGGTGCATGTGGCCACGCCCGTCGAGGTGTGCTCCGAGCGGGATGTGAAGGGCCTGTACGCCAAGCAGGCGGCGGGCGAGATCTCCGGGCTCACCGGCGTGGACGACCCGTACGAGGCTCCCGAGTCGCCCGATCTGCGGATCGAGTCGCACACCCAGACCGTGCAGGAGTCCGCGGCGGCGCTGCACACGCTGCTCACCGAAAGGGGACTGGCATGA
- a CDS encoding GNAT family N-acetyltransferase: protein MNQQLTFAPADDGLWEQYDQLATRAYGHPIRDITHLREHADLQVVVRSGRVVAGGLGLLVDQFFGGAPVPSACLGDGCVAPEERGDHLAADMAAERLRPLTERGAVISTITTSSTGYARRLGWEAPTGVLAWAVATDELKRSFTDTDFEVEHGLTEEAEALQRDLARQWNGPVHRPPWWNRWKHDKTNLTTYCFARPGHRTSGLLSLTTKRHERHGMNLAVHDFWATSQPTAAAMLAFLGRHNTRARIIAFRRGALPPYPTLLHGLRHHRTTAEAWHPWMLRILDIPAAIRLRGWPNDLTAAVPVEIENETGEWCRWMLHIKAGTAEIVPTHVEGQVTFTRGQLAVWYAGGYRSTISARMAGVHAGSEKALAALVLSTAQFEPWLPDHF from the coding sequence ATGAACCAGCAGCTGACCTTCGCCCCAGCCGATGACGGGCTGTGGGAGCAATATGACCAGCTCGCCACCCGCGCCTACGGCCACCCGATCCGGGACATCACTCACCTGCGCGAGCACGCTGACCTCCAGGTCGTCGTTCGCAGCGGCCGGGTCGTCGCCGGCGGCCTCGGCCTCCTCGTCGATCAGTTCTTCGGCGGCGCTCCCGTCCCCAGCGCCTGCCTCGGCGACGGATGCGTGGCGCCCGAGGAACGCGGCGACCACCTGGCGGCCGACATGGCCGCCGAACGGCTGCGCCCCCTGACAGAGCGCGGAGCGGTGATCTCTACGATCACCACCTCCTCCACCGGCTACGCCCGCCGCCTCGGATGGGAAGCCCCGACCGGCGTCCTAGCCTGGGCGGTGGCCACCGACGAACTCAAGCGCTCCTTCACCGACACAGACTTCGAGGTCGAGCACGGACTGACCGAGGAAGCCGAAGCCCTCCAACGCGACCTCGCCCGCCAGTGGAACGGCCCCGTCCACCGGCCCCCCTGGTGGAACAGGTGGAAGCACGACAAGACCAACCTCACCACCTACTGCTTCGCCCGGCCCGGCCACCGCACCTCCGGCCTCCTCAGCCTCACCACCAAACGACACGAGCGCCACGGCATGAACCTGGCCGTCCACGACTTCTGGGCCACCAGTCAGCCCACAGCCGCCGCCATGCTCGCCTTCCTCGGCCGCCACAACACCCGCGCCCGCATCATCGCCTTCCGGCGCGGCGCCCTCCCCCCTTACCCCACCCTCCTCCACGGCCTGCGCCATCACCGCACCACCGCTGAAGCCTGGCACCCCTGGATGCTCCGCATCCTCGACATCCCCGCGGCCATCCGGCTCCGCGGCTGGCCCAACGACCTCACCGCTGCCGTACCAGTGGAGATCGAGAACGAGACCGGAGAGTGGTGCCGGTGGATGCTTCATATCAAGGCCGGAACGGCCGAGATCGTCCCCACCCACGTCGAGGGACAGGTGACCTTCACACGGGGCCAGCTCGCGGTCTGGTACGCCGGCGGCTACCGGTCCACCATCTCGGCCCGCATGGCCGGAGTCCACGCCGGATCGGAGAAGGCGCTCGCGGCCCTCGTCCTCAGCACGGCACAGTTCGAGCCCTGGCTGCCCGACCACTTCTAA
- a CDS encoding MaoC family dehydratase, translated as MSPGLPHGYRQIGEDRIRESVGLSYPDLAPGLVIEHRPGRTVTEVDSLLGAALSGNVAPIHTDAHYSSQTQWGRILVCSGVTLNLVAGMTVRSISGLTTANLAVDQVRFTASVHIGDTLYAETKVLTRRASQSRPDTGVITCHTTAHNQAGTSVLVFNRTFLVPLDAEAARDATDY; from the coding sequence ATGAGCCCCGGACTGCCGCACGGCTACCGCCAGATCGGCGAGGACCGGATCCGTGAGAGCGTCGGCCTCTCCTACCCCGACCTCGCTCCCGGCCTGGTCATCGAGCACCGGCCCGGCCGAACCGTCACTGAAGTCGACAGCCTGTTGGGAGCGGCCCTGAGCGGCAACGTTGCCCCCATCCACACCGATGCCCACTACAGCAGCCAGACCCAGTGGGGCCGCATCCTGGTCTGCTCCGGCGTCACCCTCAACCTCGTGGCCGGCATGACCGTCCGCAGCATCAGCGGCCTGACCACCGCCAACCTAGCCGTCGACCAGGTCCGTTTCACCGCGTCCGTCCACATCGGCGACACCCTGTACGCCGAGACGAAGGTCCTCACCCGTCGAGCCTCCCAGAGCCGTCCCGACACCGGGGTCATCACCTGCCACACCACCGCCCACAACCAGGCGGGCACCAGCGTCCTGGTCTTCAACCGCACCTTCCTCGTCCCCCTGGACGCCGAGGCCGCCCGCGACGCCACCGACTATTGA